Below is a genomic region from Persicimonas caeni.
CTGAGCCCCGGCCTGACTGACCGCGACTAGCTGGATAGCTAGGAGGACGAGAAAACCACTCAGAAAGCGCTTCGACATGGATTTGGCTCCATGAAAAGATTCTAGTAGACGCGCAGGCGCTAACCTCGCGCAGATATTCATCAGGGTCTCTCGGTGCTGCTCGCCGCCCCGGCCAACGTGGTTACGCCGGCCAGTCGCAGACCGTCGTCACTCATCGATGTCGACGTCTTCGACGCAGTAGCTGGTGTTCGAGCCGAACGGGAACTGCCGGCACTTTCCGGCCACACAATCGCCGTCGGACTCGCAGGTCGTCGTGCAGAACGCCTGACTCCCCTTGTACCGCGCGCAGATCTGAGTTTCACACTGCAAGTTCTGCTCTTCGACACAGCTCACGTTAGACTCGGGATCGGCACACAGGCTCCCCGCTTCCAGATCGCAGCTGGCGTACATATCGTCGCCGCACGCGGTCAGGGTCACCGTCAGCGCCAATAGGGCCCCGGCAAAGAGTGAGCCTCCCAAAAAGTGACGCCATCGCTGCATTCGCCTTCCTCCACACACCACAGATGACCATTGAGATTCATGCTGCATGCAGAATGCACTTGAAGGCGCACTCTCGTCAAGGTCGCTCTCTGACTCGGGATGAGCGCCTTTTGCAGTTTATTGTCGTCTACCACAGCATCAATTCTTGCTCTGACAAGAATCAATTCTTTTTGAGACAATGCGAACCACGCAAGAATGAAACAAGAACGAAAGAAGGCCGGCGGAATACCCGCCGGCCTTCTTCGATCCTAACGGATCAGCAGCGACTCACATGCTGTCGTCCGCTTCGGGCTCTTCTTCAGCCGCTTCTTCTTCCATCTCTTCGCCAGCTTCTTCAGCGGCTTCTTCGGTCTCTTCAGCGGCCTCTTCAGCGCCTTCCTCGACCTCTTCAGCAGCTTCTTCGGTTTCCTCAGCTGCTTCCTCGGCAGCCTCTTCGGTCTCCTCAGCAGCTTCTTCGGTCTCCTCTTCCATCGGCGCTTCCTGCTCCTTGACCTCTTCCTGAGCTTCGTCAGGCTTGGCTTCGCCGTTGCTGCAAGCGGTGGCGAACGAGAACGAGAGCGCGATCAAAGCGATCAACAGACTCTTGAGCTTCATGGTTGTCACTCCTTAAACTTTTGGTGTGGGCCCAGGGTTTTCAACAAGCCAGTGCACGGCATGGCAACGTGTCGGTCAACGGTCCCTGTGAACCACTTCAATCAACTGATTGTCACTGGCAAAGCCATACGTGCCAACAATATGCCTCTTTTGGGCTTAGCACGTTCCTATACATTTTCAAGAAATAAGTCCTCGTGTCTAGATAATTCTCATGGCAGCCCGATCTTTTTTGGAGGCGCAACCTGAGGAGCGGGCTTTGAACCCGCACTCGCCTGTTATATAAACGCGGGAGCGCTCGCCGAGTCTTGTTGCTGCCGGCGAGCGATCGCAAGCTTGATTTCTCTCCGGCGGAGAAGCCTGTCATGTCGATTCATCGTCTGTCCTGTCGCATTGTTTGTACCCTTCTGTTCGTCGCGGCATTCGCCCCGGCTTCGGCCCTCGGCCAGCAAAAGGAGCAAGCCTCCGCCAACCCCGAAAGCACTGCCGACGACGCCAAAGCTGGTGCCGACGCCAGCGGTGAGCGCCTGCTCGAAGAGGCGGCCGAGATCTCGGGCGAAGTCGCCAGGATCCGCGGCCTATCGCTCAAGCACGAAATCAAAAAGGGCATTCGCAACCGCGACCAACTCCGCAAGGTGCTCATCGAGCGGCTCGCCGAAGAGGTCACTGACGAAGATGTCGAAAACGAAGCCAAAGTTTTCAAGAAGTTAGGCTTGATGCCCGAGGACCTCGACTACAAGCAAACCTTGCTGGACGTGTTGACCGAGCAGATCGCCGGGTTTTACGACCAAAACGCCAAAGAGCTGTACATCATGCAGGGGATCCCCCTGGAGTTGCAGCGACCGGCAATGGCTCATGAAATCTTCCACGCCATCCAAGACCAGCACTTCGACATCAAGCGCATGGTCGAGCCGATCAGCAGCAAGGAGAACGGTGATTTCGCCTTGGCACGCTCGGCGCTCATCGAGGGCGACGCCAGTGTGGTGATGATCGACTTCTCGTTGTACGAGGAAGGCGTTCTGCCGCGCGACCAAGTGCGCAGCATCATCGACATTCCCATGATGGCCAACGTCCTCACGCAGTTGACCCGGGAGGATATCGGAGCTCTGCAACAGATGGTCCCTCAGGGGACAAACCCCTCCTCTCCGGTCGATCCGTCGCAGCTGTCCGAGTCGGCCTTGGCCGACGCACCGCGCATGATCCGCAAGCTCCTCGTATTTCCCTACTTTGGGGGCATGCGTTTCGTAATCAAGACCCGCTTGGGGCATGACTGGGAGCGCGTCAATCAAGTTTACAAGAACCCGCCCGTCTCCACCGAGCAGATCTTGCACCCGGAACGCTACTTCGCCGGAGACGAGCCCGTGCGTCTCGACTACAACGTCGAGCCGACCTTCGAAGACGACGCACTCATCTACGACAGCGTGTTGGGCGAGTACCAGATGCGCTTGGTCCTCGAAGAGCATCTGCTCGAGGGCGAAGACGGCCAGAAGAATCGTGCCCCGCTCGACAAGGCGCTCGATGGCTGGGACGGCGACCGGCTGCGCGCCTACGAGACGTCCGAGGGCCAAACCCTCATTTCGCATCTGAGCGTCTGGGATTCTCTCGACGACGCTGACGAATACTTCGACGCGCTCGTCGAGATGATGAAGGTGCGTTATCCCGACGCGAAGTTGACTCACAACCGCGGCAAGTACGGCCAGTCCGTGTGCATGCGCGCCGGCGAAGGCGATGAGGCCGAGCGCATCTATCTCGAGCAATGGGGTGACCTGGTGCTGCATCTCGAAGGCGCTCCCACCAAGCTCGACGCCAAGGGCAAAGAGACCGACACCACCGCTTATATCCTCCGGGAGCGCATCATGCGCACCGTCGAGCGCACGCCCTTCGCAGAAGTCTACGAGCAGAAGGTCGAGGCTTACGACGCCGAGGCGGCGACCAAGGATGCGAGCGACCGGTAGACGCCTTTCGGGACGCGGCTACCAGACCCGCCCGTCAGCATCGAACGCACAGGGAAAATGCGTCAGCTTCGGCTCTTCGCCGCTCAGGTCGATGGCAATGACGTCGAAGCGAACGTTGACCTTGCGAACCTTCTCTTTTTGCAGATACACCTTCGCCAGGCGCACCAACCGCCCACGTTTGCGGGCGTTGACCGAAGCTTCCGGAGGCGGCCCCAATGGGGTGCGCTTGGTCTTGACCTCGACAAACGCCAGTGTCTGCTCCATTCGGTGGCCCACCTTGCCGTAGCGGCTGGCCACCATGTCCAACTCGCCCATCTTGAGGGTGTAGTTGCGGTGCAAGACCTCCCAACCCAACTCGCGCATATGTTCGGCAGCGAGATCTTCGCCAGCCATCCCAATTTCGCGACGCGGGTCAAGGTCTTTCGAGTCGTCTTTCGTCTGTTCCATCTCGTTTTCTCCACGGAAGAGTGACACACGGTCCCTATTACGGTTTTCGGCAAGAAGGGCCGAATCGTTGCGTGTGTGTGGAGAAAAAAAACGAAAACCGCCCCCACAGCGGCACCTGACGGGGGATCGCGGCGTCGTTTTCTATTTGCGGAGCTTGTCGCGGTATTCGCGCACACCACCGAACGTGAGCCGGTGGATGGGACAAGGTCCGTACTCGGCAACCGCATCGCGGTGCTGCTTGGTAGGATAGCCTTTGTTGCTGGCAAACCCGTATTCCGGCCACTGTTCGTGATGGCGCGCCATGACCTCGTCACGGGAAACCTTCGCCAGAATACTGGCCGCCGCGATGGCTCGGCTACGTGCATCGCCTTTGACGACCGCGCGCTGCGGGAGCGACAGTTTGACGGGCATATTGCCGTCGATGAAGACGTAATCGGGAGGACCGTCGAGTTGCTCACACACCTCAGCGACGGCCGCCTCCATGGCGCGATGAGTCGCCTGGAGAATATTGATTTCGTCGATCACGGCATGATCGCTGAACGTGATACTGAAAGCCGGCGCCGAAGCTTGGATGAGTTCGAAGGCCTCTTCACGGCGCGTTTGCTCGAGCTTTTTGGAGTCGTCGAGCAGTTCGAGCCAAGGCTCTTCGAGCGCTTCGAGATCTATTGCGACTGCCGACGCATAAACCGGACCGGCCAATGGGCCTCGCCCGGCCTCGTCGACGCCGATGATAAACCGGTAGCCCTGGGAGACACACCAGTCTTCGAGTTCGCCGATGACCGGCTCGCCTTTCTGAAAGAGATTCTGCTGACTCATGGACGGTCGGTTTATCCGCTGCACAATACGATATGACTCTTCTTCGCGGCGCTCTCGAACACCTCGTCGAAGGCGTCTGAGACATTCGAACCGAAGTCGTCACGCGGGTCATTGACCCAGATGGTCTCGAAGTAGCCCCCCGAACGATCGGCGGTGTTCACGTGAAGCGCCAGCGCCAAGGCCGCCTTGACGATACGCTCTTCAGAGCTTCGCGTGCGTCGCCACATCTCGAGCTTATCGTCGCTCAGATCGCGAACGCGCAAGTCGCCCTCGGGCGAAAGCTCCACACCCTTGAACCGATTGCCGAGCACGTGCCCACAGATCTTGCCCCACATCTTGCGGGTTCGAGACTGCAATCCACTCGCAGTCCACTGCCCCGTGCGCTCGGCGGCCAACTTGAGTCGACCGAATGCAGTCTGGGGCACCTCTTCGGGCTCGTCGTCTTCGTCGTCAGAAAGGGCGTCGGCTGGCTCGATGCCAAGGCTCTGCAGATCGTTCTCGAGCTGGAAGGTCGACATGACGAACTCCGGAAGCAACGTGCGCTCGGCCTCTAGATCCTCGAGCTCTTCCTCGAGTTCGGCGATCGTGGCTGCCGCGGCTTTGTAGGTAGGATCGCGGCGTGCTTCCGTGGCTTTGGCCTCGAGTTGCTCGATGATCTGCTCGAGCTTGCTGGTCTTCTCGACGCGGACGAACAATTCCTCTTCGTTCTCGACACCCGCGTGAATCAACAGATGATTGATCTGCTCGCGAAACGAGACTTCCTCTTCGCGCACCTGGTTGAGGCGGCGCTTGATCGATTCTAGGCGCACTTGGTGCACACTGGCCCGTTCGAGATCGGTGAAGTACTTGAGCAACACCCAGGCAACCATGCCGAAGCCGACGACATTGACCGCGGCGGCCTGTCTCAGCGTGTCGTGCATGCCGACCGACACCCCGAGCGCGGCCACGCCGATCGCCAGTCCGGCCCAGAAGAGCGGCACCTTCCAAGGACGATCGGGCAGCTTTCGCTCCACGTCGATGCGCTCGTCTTCTTCCTGGCGAATCAGACGATCGAGCTGGTGGTCGAACTCCTCGAAGCGCTCGTCCTTCTCCGATAACAGAGACAGATCTTCCTCGGAGAGATCATCGAGTCGCAATTGCTCGAGCTTGGCTTTCGCCTGCTCGAGCTTCTCTTCGATCTTGGCGCCGGTGCCGAGTTGTTTGCGTTGCTCGGCAATCTTGCCCTCGATATTCTTGATTCGGTCCTCGAGTGTTTCGACACGCACGGCGGTGCGATACTTCTCGACGAGCTCACGGCCGCGCTCGTCGAGTGCAGCAGCGCCGTTCGCGGGGTCGTAGAGCTCGTCGTCGTCGAATCGCCAGAGGTTCAGCGCTGCAAAGGACTCGAAGTCCGGCAGACCGAGTTCGCCGGCCAACGCTTCGACCGTGGCATCCTCGCCCTTGGCGAGGCCGGTATAGCCCCCCTCGCCTTTTCTCTGTAGACGCAGCGACGACGGCTTGCCTCGGCGCAGCACGCGATACTCTTTGTCATCTTGCTCGAACACCACCGCCAACTTGATCGTGCCGTCCTGCTTCAACTGCTCGTCCAGCGGCGAAGGCACACGGGAGGGGTACAGTAGCGCGATGACAAGCGCGTGAACGTCGGCGGTCGTCAGGTCCGACGGAAGACTCATCCGGTCGACGCCGGGGGCCGTGGCCAGCCGGACCGGCGACTCGCAACCGAATACACCTTGGAATATGATCTCTCGGATTCGCATACGTGCAGTTTAGCGCCGCTGGCGGGCTGTTGTCTACCGCTTTGGTACACGTCGGCGATGAACGCAAAAAGCCAGCGGCCCGCCGATAGAAAAAGGCGGGCGCTGGCTTTTTACGCAGTCTTCAAAGGCGAACGAACTCAGACGCCCTTACGCTCGCGCTTGCTGCGGATACGCGCCGACTTACCGGTGCGCTCACGCAGGTAGTAGAGCTTGGCGCGGCGCACGCGGCCGATGTTGCCCAACTCGATCTTCTCGATACGCGGGCTGTGCACCGGGAAGATACGCTCGACGCCGATGCCGCCGGCCGAGATCTTGCGCACGGTGAAGGTCTCTTTGAGGCCGGAGCCGCTTCGGCCCAGGACGACACCTTCGAACACCTGGACGCGCTCTTTGTCACCCTCGCGAATGCGGAGGTGGACGCGCACGGTATCACCGGAGCGGAAGTGAGGAACGTCCTCGCGAAGCTGCTGCTCTTCAATCTTGTCAATAAGGCTCATGGTTCGTCTCCACCGTTGTGTGGCGGTCAATCGATTTTATGGCTCGTCCGTTCCGACGGCAGGGCCGGCGAAACCGGGGTTACACTAGTTGGACCCTCGCCAAGGGCGGGGTGATGTAACACGACACCCGAGCGAAGTAAAGACGTTAATCGTCCTGTAGCAAATCGGGCCGTCGCTGCTTGGTTCGCTCGACGGACTGTTCGCGGCGCCAATCGGCGATCTTTTGATGGTTGCCGCTGAGCAAGACCTCGGGAACCTGCCGTCCGCGAAACTCCCGCGGGCGGGTGTATTGAGGATATTCGAGGCGACCGTCGGCGAAACTCTCCTCGCGGATCGACGCCTCGTTGCCCAGCACGCCCGGAAGCAGACGCGTGACGGCGTCGATGAGCACAAGCGCGCCGGGCTCGCCGCCGCTCAGAACGTAATCACCGATCGAGACCTCGCGGTCGATCCATCCTTGGCGCACCCGCTCGTCGATCCCTTCGTAGCGCCCACAGGTCAGAATCATCCCTGGAAGTTCGGCGAGTTCGTGGGCCAAGCTCTGGCTCAGCGGCTCACCTTGCGGGCTCATGAGGATCCGCGGCGCGGCCGGATCTTGTTCGCGCGCATGCTCCAGCGCGCCGACCAACGGCTCGGGCTTCATGACCATGCCCGCTCCGCCCCCGTACGGGAGATCGTCGGTCGTCTTGTGCTTGTCGGTCGCAAAGTCCCTGATGTCGACGAGTTCGTAATCCACCAGGCCCTTGTCGTGGGCACGGCCCAAGATGGTCGCTTGGAGGGGAGTCTCGAAAAACTCCGGGAACAGTGTCAGGATCTGGAACTTCACGGCAGATCGCCTGCGGGCAGGAGGATGGCTCAGGGAAGCTCGGTGCCTTCCGGAGCCCAATGATCGAGGGGTTGGAGAAGCACGGCTCCGTCGTGATCGAGGTCGGCAACGGCGTCTTCGATCATTGGAACGAAGAGCTTGGAGCCGTCACTCATATGAACAACCATCACATCGTTGGCGCCGGTCTCGAAAAACCCGCCAACCTCGCCAATCGAACGCGACGGCCCCTCTTCAGCGAGCAAGATGAGGACCTCCCGTTCTACCAAGTCCTTCTGATAGAACTCGTCCTCTTCCAACTCGGGAAGCACCTCCGCGTCGACGAAAACCTCGAGGTTGGTCAGCGCTTCGGCTTCGTCGCGATCGGCGACCTCGTCGAACTGGACGATGTCGAACTTATTCGCTCGACGCGCCCGAGCCACCGTCAACGGGAAATCTTGGTCCCCCCGACGTGCGAAAACCCGCGATCCCACCTCGAAGAGGTCGGATCCCGGGTTCACGGGAAAGTAGCGGATCTCGCCGCGCACTCCGTGCGCACGTCCGAAGGTCCCCGTTTGGATGAGCTCTCGATCCGCCATCGGTCAGTCGACGATATCGACGGTGACCTGTTTGCCGGTGCCGATGTCGGCCGCGGTCACCATGCTGCGCATGGCGCGAGCGATCCGCCCGCCGCGACCGATCACGCGCCCACGCACGTCGTCGGGAGTGAAAATCTTGATATCGAGCTGCGAGTCACCCTCGTCGGCCTCGACGTTGAAGTCAACGTCGTCACCCAAGAGCGACTCCACCACGTAGCGAACCAGCTCGCGGTAGGCTTCGGCGGTGTCCTTGTCGGTTGCAGCCATCGTGTGCTCTCCCACAGACTAGTACTCGGCTCGAGAGGTGAGCCAATCCGATTACTCTTCCTCGTCGGAAGTTTCCTCGGACTCTTCGGCTTCTTTAGACTCTTCGGCTTTCTCAGCTTCTTCCGAAGCCTCTTCAGCCTCTTCGCCCTCTTCCGAAGCTTCTTCGGCCTCAGCTTTCTCAGCCTTTTCAGCCTTCTCAGCCTCTTTAGCGGCCTTGGCCTCTTCCTCGGCCTTTTTGGCCTCAGCTTTGGCTTGCTCGGCGATCTCGGCGCGACGAGCTTCGTCGGCCTGACGCTTCTGCTCGGCCTGGGCCTTGCGGGCAGCCTCGTCGGCCCCCTCTTCGCTCAGGTCGACCACGTCGCCGCGGCGCATGCGCCGGATCAACGACAGCACGGTGTCGGTCGGCTGGGCGCCGACGCTCAACCAGTACTCGACGCGCTCGGAGTTCAGGCGCACCGTGGCCGGCTCGTGGAGCGGGTCGTAGGTGCCCAGCATTTCGATGAACCGACCATCACGGGGGCTACGCTTGTCGGTGGCAACCACGCGATAGAAGGGGCGCTTTTTGGCGCCATAACGCTGCATTCTAAGTCGTACAGGCATCGTTTCTCAGTCGTCTTTTGGAAAACCAACTTCCTTATGTGAGCGCGCCCGGAGGAGCACCCACGGTCTATAAAATTGCGCGGCCCTGCATTTGCAAGGCCTCGGAAGGTCGGGAACACTAGAGATCCCAACCGTCCCTGTCAAGTGCGCGTGGCGCCGGCCGGCAAAAAAGCGACCACCGGGAGGACAAATCCATCCCGGTGTTCAATTGCACGGCGGCTGCTCAGTCGCCGCAAGCATCTTCGATCATCTGACCGAGGTCGCCCGACTCGTGCATCTTGCTCACGATGTCAGAGCCGCCCACCAACTCGCCGCCGACGTACAGCTGCGGAATGGTCGGCCAATCGCCGTAGTCTTTGATACCCTGACGGATCTCGGGGTCGGCGAGCACGTTGACCGCGTAAAACGGCTTGCCGTAGCTCGACAACACCGCGGCCGCGCGCGCCGAAAACCCGCACATGGGCTGCTGGGGCGTGCCCTTCATAAAGAGCACCAGATCATTCTCGGTCACCATCTTCTCGATCTCCGAGAGAACGTCGCCGCCTTCGTCGCGCGTCTTCGGCGCGGCCTCGGCAGACTCGGAACCGGCGATCGGAAGCGAAATCTTCTTCTTTTCGTCACTCATGACTTCTCTTCCCACTGCTCTGGAGTAAAAACGTCGAGCGTCAGTGCATGGATCGGCCCTTTCATCTCTTCTTTGAGGGCGTCGTAGACCATGCGGTGGCGCTTGATGAGCGGCTTCCCGTCAAACGCTTCGGAGATGACGGTCACCTGGTAGTGATCTTTGGTACCCGTCAGGTCCTGAACGTGGACCTCGGCATCCGTCAGAGATGCTTTGATCTTGGAGACGATCTCTTCCGGCTCAATCATTGTGTCTAACTCTCTGGCTGGCGTTAAATTCCGCGTGTGACCCACGAGGTCGAACTCGCCGGGTCGCCCGGTTCACGCCCCTTCCCCTAATAGGATTCGCTCGCGAATTCAAGATGCGTCCGTCACAAGATTGGATCTTTGGCCCGCGGTGATTACGGGTTTGCCTCGCAAATTAAGCGCGTGTCCGAGTTGCGTCCAGCAAGCGAAGCGATGCGGCCAGCGCTTGACCAAATCCGGTTCACACAATTATAAGTAGCCGCACTGAATCGTGGTTCATTGGCGCATGGCGTGCGCACTGAGCACGCCGCCAGATGCACGCGCCAGTCGCCGTTTCCTCTCGCTCAAACGACCTTACGCAAAGGAAGCACACTTATGGCAACCAAGCGCATTCGAAAGGCCGTCGTCATCGGCGCCGGGGTCATGGGTCGCGGCATCGCCGCGCACCTGGCCAACGCTCGCATCCCCGTTCACCTGCTCGATATCGTCCCACAACCCCAGGAGGGCGACGATCCGAAGGATCCGGCGTTTCGCAGCAAGATCGCGCGCAACGCGATCCAGCAGATCAAGAAGAGCAAGCCGGCGCTCATCTTCACCAAGCGCGATCTCGAGCTGATCACGCCGGGCAACATCGAAGATGATCTCGACGTGCTCGCCGACGCCGATTGGGTCGTCGAGGCCGTGCCCGAGCGTATGGACATCAAGCAGGCGACCTTCTCCAAGATCGAAGAGCACGCCGGCGAAGACACCATCATCACCTCGAACACCTCCGGGCTGTCCATCGCGGGCATGCTCGAAGGCCGCAGCGACAGCTTCAAAGAGCGCTTCCTGGTGACGCACTTCTTCAACCCGGTGCGCTACATGAAGCTTCTCGAGCTGGTCGAGGCCGAGGACACCTCCTCGGAGGTCACCGAGACGATGATCGCGTTCGGTCGCGACGTGCTCGGCAAGGGCATCGTGTTCGGCAAGGACACCACCAACTTCATCGCCAACCGCATTGGCGTGCATGGCATCATGAGCATCATGCACCTGATGAGCGACTTCGATATGACCATCGAAGACGTCGATCAGGTCTTCGGCAAGCCTATGGGCCGACCGAAGTCGGCTGTGTTCCGCACCGGTGACGTCGTCGGTTTGGACACCTTCGTGCACGTGGCCGACAACTGCCACGAGACGTTGACTGACGACGAGGACCGCGAGGTCTTTGAAGTCCCCGACTTCCTGCGCGACATGGTCGAAAAGGGCTGGACGGGTCAAAAGGCCGGCCAGGGCTTCTACAAGAAGACCGACGAAGGCATCATGGCCCTTCGCCCGGAGTCCATGGAGTACGAAAAGCGCGACAAGAGCGACTTTTCGAGCCTATCGGGTGCCAAGGGCTCGCCGGCGGACAAGATCCGCTACGTCATCCGCGAGGGCGAGGACAAGGCCGCCGATTTCGCACGCGCCGCCACCTACCGCTCGCTGGCCTACACGGCGCGACGCATGGGTGAGATCGCCGACGATGTCGTCAACATCGATCGCGCGATGCGCTGGGGCTTCAACTGGAAGCTCGGGCCGTTCCAGACCTGGGACGCCATCGGCCTCGAGTGGTCCGTCGAGCAGATGAAGGAAGAAGGCATCGAGCTGCCCTCTTGGATCGACGAGATGGTCGAAGCCGGCCACGAGTCTTTCTACCGCTGGAACGGAGCCACGCGTGAGTACTACGACGTGGAGGCAAATGACTACAAGCCGGTGCCGGCCGACGAGCGCGAGATCTCCATCGACGTGCTCAAGAAGTCGGACAAGAAGGTGATGGGCAACTCCAGCGCCAGCCTCTACGACATGGGCGACGGCGTGGCCCTGCTCGAGTTCCACACCAAGATGAACTCGGTCGACAACGACATCATCGCGATGATGGAGCAGGCCGCCGACGAGGTCGAAGACGGCGACTGGCGAGGGCTGGTCATCGGAAACGGCTCGGACAACTTCTCGGCAGGCGCCAACCTGATGCTTGTGCTCATGAACGCACGCGCGGGCAACTGGGACGACATCGAAGAGATGGTCACCCGCTTCCAGGCCGCCAACCAGCGCATGCGCTACCTGTCCAAGCCGGTCGTGGCTGCCCCGCGCGGCCTGACCCTTGGTGGCGGCGCCGAGGTAGCCATGGGCGCCAACGCTATCCAGCCTGCCGGCGAGCTCTACATGGGGCTGGTCGAAGTCGGCGTGGGCCTCGTGCCCGGCGGTGGCGGCAACCTGCAGCTGATGCGCAACATCTTCGGCAAGCACGCCAGCGACGCCGACTTCGACGCCCTCCCCTTCCTGCAGAAGGTCTTCATGCAGATCGGTATGGCCGAAGTCTCGCGCAGCGCCGAACAGGCACGCGAGGCGGGCTTCCTCAAGCTCGACGACGGGCTGTCGATCAACGCCGAGCATCGCCTGCACCACGCCAAGCAGCGGGTCATCGGCATGTACGAAGCGGGCTTCCGTGCGCCGCGTCCCACCCAGTTCCGCCTGCCCGGCAAGGACGGCGTGGCGACCATCGACATGATGCTCTACAGCATGGAGGGCCAGAAGCAGATCTCGGCCTACGACCGCCACATCGGCAAGATGTTGGCCAACGTGCTGTGCGGCGGCGAGACCACCCGCGCGGTGCTCACCAGCGAAGACCGGCTGCTCGAACTCGAGCGCGAGGCCTTCCTGTCGCTGTGCGGCGAAGAGAAGAGCCAGGAGCGCATGCAGCACATGCTCATGCACAACAAGCCGCTTCGTAACTAAACAGCGCCGCTCAGGAAGAAACCAACGGCGGTCGCGGGTTTTACCCGCGTCCGCCCTGAAGCCACATATATGGAGAAAACTATGGAAACGCGCGAAGTTGTCATTGTCTCTTACGCCCGCACGCCTTTTTGCAAGGCGAAGAAGGGCCTGCTCAAAGACACTCGCCCCGACACGATGGCCGCCGAGGCCATCAAGGCGGCGCTCGAGCGCGCCGAGGGCCTCAAAGCCGAAGACATCGAAGATGTGGTCATCGGCTGCGCGATGCCCGAGGGTGAGCAGGGCAT
It encodes:
- a CDS encoding KH domain-containing protein translates to MAATDKDTAEAYRELVRYVVESLLGDDVDFNVEADEGDSQLDIKIFTPDDVRGRVIGRGGRIARAMRSMVTAADIGTGKQVTVDIVD
- the grxD gene encoding Grx4 family monothiol glutaredoxin; translated protein: MSDEKKKISLPIAGSESAEAAPKTRDEGGDVLSEIEKMVTENDLVLFMKGTPQQPMCGFSARAAAVLSSYGKPFYAVNVLADPEIRQGIKDYGDWPTIPQLYVGGELVGGSDIVSKMHESGDLGQMIEDACGD
- the rplS gene encoding 50S ribosomal protein L19, with translation MSLIDKIEEQQLREDVPHFRSGDTVRVHLRIREGDKERVQVFEGVVLGRSGSGLKETFTVRKISAGGIGVERIFPVHSPRIEKIELGNIGRVRRAKLYYLRERTGKSARIRSKRERKGV
- a CDS encoding AAA family ATPase — its product is MSLPSDLTTADVHALVIALLYPSRVPSPLDEQLKQDGTIKLAVVFEQDDKEYRVLRRGKPSSLRLQRKGEGGYTGLAKGEDATVEALAGELGLPDFESFAALNLWRFDDDELYDPANGAAALDERGRELVEKYRTAVRVETLEDRIKNIEGKIAEQRKQLGTGAKIEEKLEQAKAKLEQLRLDDLSEEDLSLLSEKDERFEEFDHQLDRLIRQEEDERIDVERKLPDRPWKVPLFWAGLAIGVAALGVSVGMHDTLRQAAAVNVVGFGMVAWVLLKYFTDLERASVHQVRLESIKRRLNQVREEEVSFREQINHLLIHAGVENEEELFVRVEKTSKLEQIIEQLEAKATEARRDPTYKAAAATIAELEEELEDLEAERTLLPEFVMSTFQLENDLQSLGIEPADALSDDEDDEPEEVPQTAFGRLKLAAERTGQWTASGLQSRTRKMWGKICGHVLGNRFKGVELSPEGDLRVRDLSDDKLEMWRRTRSSEERIVKAALALALHVNTADRSGGYFETIWVNDPRDDFGSNVSDAFDEVFESAAKKSHIVLCSG
- a CDS encoding YraN family protein gives rise to the protein MEQTKDDSKDLDPRREIGMAGEDLAAEHMRELGWEVLHRNYTLKMGELDMVASRYGKVGHRMEQTLAFVEVKTKRTPLGPPPEASVNARKRGRLVRLAKVYLQKEKVRKVNVRFDVIAIDLSGEEPKLTHFPCAFDADGRVW
- a CDS encoding ribonuclease HII translates to MSQQNLFQKGEPVIGELEDWCVSQGYRFIIGVDEAGRGPLAGPVYASAVAIDLEALEEPWLELLDDSKKLEQTRREEAFELIQASAPAFSITFSDHAVIDEINILQATHRAMEAAVAEVCEQLDGPPDYVFIDGNMPVKLSLPQRAVVKGDARSRAIAAASILAKVSRDEVMARHHEQWPEYGFASNKGYPTKQHRDAVAEYGPCPIHRLTFGGVREYRDKLRK
- the rimM gene encoding ribosome maturation factor RimM (Essential for efficient processing of 16S rRNA); translation: MADRELIQTGTFGRAHGVRGEIRYFPVNPGSDLFEVGSRVFARRGDQDFPLTVARARRANKFDIVQFDEVADRDEAEALTNLEVFVDAEVLPELEEDEFYQKDLVEREVLILLAEEGPSRSIGEVGGFFETGANDVMVVHMSDGSKLFVPMIEDAVADLDHDGAVLLQPLDHWAPEGTELP
- a CDS encoding BolA family protein is translated as MIEPEEIVSKIKASLTDAEVHVQDLTGTKDHYQVTVISEAFDGKPLIKRHRMVYDALKEEMKGPIHALTLDVFTPEQWEEKS
- the trmD gene encoding tRNA (guanosine(37)-N1)-methyltransferase TrmD, with the protein product MKFQILTLFPEFFETPLQATILGRAHDKGLVDYELVDIRDFATDKHKTTDDLPYGGGAGMVMKPEPLVGALEHAREQDPAAPRILMSPQGEPLSQSLAHELAELPGMILTCGRYEGIDERVRQGWIDREVSIGDYVLSGGEPGALVLIDAVTRLLPGVLGNEASIREESFADGRLEYPQYTRPREFRGRQVPEVLLSGNHQKIADWRREQSVERTKQRRPDLLQDD
- the rpsP gene encoding 30S ribosomal protein S16; the encoded protein is MQRYGAKKRPFYRVVATDKRSPRDGRFIEMLGTYDPLHEPATVRLNSERVEYWLSVGAQPTDTVLSLIRRMRRGDVVDLSEEGADEAARKAQAEQKRQADEARRAEIAEQAKAEAKKAEEEAKAAKEAEKAEKAEKAEAEEASEEGEEAEEASEEAEKAEESKEAEESEETSDEEE